Genomic DNA from Candidozyma auris chromosome 1, complete sequence:
TTGTCATGTTGTGCTTGTTCAGGCTCGCCTGAAGCATCAACGTCCATGGCATTTGGCGTTATTGTGTTTTCAGGCTCCTCAGACTTTGCTGATACCTCTATCTCTTCAGGATCCTCCGATTTCACAGATTTGACATCCAGAAGAATCACGTCGGCTTCGGGCTCGCCGACGTCAGCCTCGAGCCTCCGCTTCAAGCGTTCTTCTCGAGTCAACCCAGCAGAATAGTCCATTTGCGCCTGAGCCCGTGTTCGATGAGAAGACCGCCGCAAAACAGCATACTGCAAGTCTGCAAGCTCGTGGGCCTTTCTTTCGTGTTCTTCCTGCGATCTCTGTTTCTCCTTGGCCTCCAATCTCGAAGACCGTTTTCTTGTAGCAAGCAATCTGGCCATTTGcagctctttcttccttgagtGGATGATTCGGCGTTTTTTCAACTCACACGCAAAAATATGGTCGACGAAGTCGTCGCTGGCCACCACATCGAGCAACGCCCggttttttttggtttttttctgcttcaactcgCCGATAAACCGGTCGAGCTCGTAGACGTTGCGGAAAACGATCTCGTGGGACGCCGACACGTCAAAGGGACCCGGGCCAAGCGCCGTGTCCGGGTCTGAGGGCGCCAAACGGCGTTTTTTCGGCACCTCGAGCTCCACCGCCCTGGTAGTACGCCTGTAGCACGTTGTATTGTCGAAAACCAAGATGTACTCGTCCACCTCAGCGCCACGAGGCTCTCGAAACAAGATTTCCGGACGCAATTGACCCGGCGCAATGCTGTTTTTGTCGATGTACTCGCGGAAGTCGGCGTATGTGGAGACTTCAGCCATAAGAAGGTACAAAACGTGGAATTTTTCGTCGATGAAGAGATCGTCAAAGAGGGGGGCGGCTTCGTCCGATGCCTGGTCAGAAAGCTGGCCTGAAAGCTGGTCAGAAAGCTGGCCAGCGTGGCCCTTGAGAGGCGTGTCGGGCCCGTAGTAAACACGAAAAAGCTGCTCGAACTGGGCCAAACTGTGGACTCTCTTGCCGTGGACCTTCAGAAGCAACGCAAGGCGCAACTTGTTTGAAAGCAAGGCCATCTCGTCCACGACAGGCGGCTGGACCAAGGCGAAAAGctccatctccaacaaatCAGCGTCGAAGTATTCCAGCGCCAACTTCACGTATCCTCGGCACTGGGCCGTCCACAGCATCACAAACACGTATTCGGCAGAATTGCGGAACCGCGTCCACCGTTTTTCGTGCGGGtagcttctcttcaagtcgtccaCGAGAGCGTCGTTGGGCATTGATATTGGGGTGAGTTTTGCTAGCAGCTGGATGCGGTCGTCTGAGCCGATGGAAAGCGAGAGCGCCGGATGGTTGGCGGGCGCCGTTGAGGGCGGGCGTCCTGGAGGCATGCCAAATGAGTTTGGGGTCGTTGGGGgaaattggagaagttggggGTTGTTTGGGGGAAATTGGGGGAGAACTGGGGGAAACTGGGGGGTTGTtgtgttggtgaaggtTGATATGTGAAGAGTGAAAAATCGCGAAGtgatttggctgcgaaaataGTGCTACTACTAGTACTAGTAAAGAAGAGGTAAAGAAGGTAGAAGGGAAGGGTATGGGGATGGGAAATTGGAGATGGATTTGTGAATGGTAAGCGTGAAATCTGATGAGATTGTGGTGTGGAGTCTACTTTGTTAGGGGGTTCTGGAAAAAAAGTACTACTGTCATTGTTAACATGGGGGTCTAGAAATGAGCATAGGAGGTGATTATGAACACTTTTTCGTAGGCAGTTGCATTTAGGGGCCTTTAAGGGGCTTTTTGGAGCTTTTATTTCACTAGCAAGAGGGTGCAGTTGAGTGGGTGTCGTTTTTCAAAATTCGTAGAGTGTCACTTTTTGAATTCATGAGTATTTTCCAGTTATGCTTCAGCTAGGTGAAATTGGGCATGTCTTAAGGAATTTTATACTGATATTTTTGGTTGTGTATAGGTCATGGTTCTTTCAAGGATTCTTTTGCAGTTTTAGAATAGCCcaaatttttcattttttcagctcttcttcacgatTCTGACTGAGAGCATACATGGAAATAGGGTGCCCAATCCACTTTTATACTAAATCCAGGATTTGTTCATACATGAAGTGAAAAAGTAAGTTTGTACAATTTATATATTTAAGTGAAGAGCCTGGTCTGAAACACTCTGCAGCCCAGTAGGAAATATTGTTACCAAACTGAGAGATGAGGCAGAATCCACGCCTCCACTCTGGTAAATCGACAGAATTTGTGTTTatttgtttttctttttttgggagTTGGAGACGTTGAAAATGGCCACGGGTCAGTTCTTTTTGGCTAAAATTCTACGTCTGAATTTGTCACCCAAACCCTCAACATGATAATTTAAATTtgccaaaaacttcaagtaATCTCGACTCAACACTTGTATCAGATTATTGTACAAGTGTTTTCGTGATACAAAGGTCACAAAGGGCTAAAAGCTTGTTTGATTTGCTTTCACAGAAATTGCTTACACAGAAAGTTCACAAATAATTTATTTTTACCCTACATTGATTCAGATGGTTTAAAGCTCatcaaggtgaagaaagctcaCGAAAAGTTGGCAAAAATCAACTAGTGATGCACGAAATGATGGCAACTTGACGTAGAATTCCAGTGCTTTTGAGCGTTTCTAAGCATTGATCATTGGTTTACAGCTTGTAATATTTACAGTGCTTTTGAACGTCTACAGAGGATTCACTACAGAATTTTCATGGTAGcttcaaagttgaaaacTATGTACAATTTTTACAACTGACGAAACTTTACAACCGAATTACATGTTCTCTATACGTTTCTCAGGAACACCATCTTCAGATAATTTGACAACAAACCATGGTTCACAGATTTTCAATATTAACATaaaaaaaggtgattttAAACCATGTTCATATACAGATATATTATATAATGATAATGATATTTTTAATAGGAATATTATTATTATTTGAATACCAGTCATTTTGAATATTTCCTGGTGTTTCAAGGTAACGCTGACACAAATTTGTTAAGTGAAACACAATCATACCAGGTTCACAAAAGTCAAATTCTGAATTGAATTAGCCCaagtgaaaaagaaacaggcAATTTGTGAAAACGAGAGTTCCAAGCAGTTTCAGCTCATTGCTAACCAACACTATATCAATAAAACTACACTgtcaaaaaaaaggaaggtAATTTGTTGAATTACTCACACATTTTAAAACCTTTCATTAATAAATGACGTTGCAGTAACGAAGGAATCGACATTAGACGCTTTCGGCAAAAAGAGCCACCTGCAACAGCAAATGAGCTACAGTAAAATTCCAAGCAGCACCATCCATACGAGTTTCTACACCAGCTTTGTCGTCATCTCGTTCAATAAATATATACTTACATGAAACTTTTGGAGCCTCCAAGGCAATTGAATTCAGAAAATGGCAAATTTGAAGGCAGCCAGCAGCCAGCAGCGGCCATTCTGGCCACCGCTGTCTTGATTCTGGCCACCGCTGGCTCACTGACTCAACAACTCCCTCAACTTCTCATTCTTGCCCCgaatcttcaagatctccGCACTCACTTTCAACAAGGCCGTGTGCTTCAGCAAGTTCGGAAGCCCATCCTTATTAATCTGCTTGCgcttgctctttttcttcagcagcgTCACCGCCAGCGCTGAAACCAAATCGTTCTTGTAGTCCTCCACGTTGGTGATCAAACGAAGACACCGTTCGTACGCTTGCTTGCACaaaagtcttcttttctgCTCCGAATGCGAGTGGTTGAGTCTTTTTTGCTCCAACGTGAGAAGAGGCCTGgtgcttgatcttcttcttttcttgggCAGCAGCCAGTCGCCGTTGCCGCTGCCGCTGCTActactttcttcagaaagccttctcttttcacTAGAAGAGCTTTGGCGGGAATCCAACGGCGTTGGAAGCTGCTGTTGCctgatttcttcttgcgTGTGCAATTGGTGCTCCTTGGTGCCgaaactcttcaagctttgaACGGGCGGGTGCCTGAAGGCGTCCGTCACGTCTTTCTTGACATCGTCAGAAAGCTGCTGGCGTTGATGTTGCTGTTGTGGCGGTTTTATCGGGTCCATGGTGTGCATATTGTCGTAGATGGAAGAATTGGCTGCCAATTTGGGCAGCCCGGCCGAGTAGAGCTCCAAGGGATTGCctgacgacgacgaggCAAGGTTGTCGAGGAACTTTTCAAGGGCGCTCAGCTCGGTGTTGAGGAAAAAGTGGTCCATTTCGTCCTCAGCGGGTTTGGCTAGAGGATTGGCGGTTTTGGACCCGGAAAAAAGCCCTCCTGATTCCGAGGGCGGCAGCAAGAGCGGGAGCCCGGGCACGCCCGAGTCGTAGGGGGTCTGGGAGTAGTCGTAGAAGTTGCTGTTTGTGTTGTTGGCGTAGGGGGAGGTgaagtggtggtggtgactCTGAGTCGCAGCGTGACTCTGAGTCGCTTGACTCGCATGATGATGACTCCCATGAGGAGGATGACTCAGAGTCACATcgccaccaccaccatgatgctgctgctgctgctgcgCCAGCACCATCTGGCCCTCCCTCGCCTGCTTGGCCTTTTGCAACTGCTCCACGCCCGAAAGAGCGTGTTTCTGCTGCATCTGCGTGTACATCAGGTATGCTCGGTCAAACTCCATATCCATCGTCACCATATCCAACGAGAAAatctcttcatcgt
This window encodes:
- the INO2 gene encoding Ino2p, giving the protein MSFTATGVAPTSLNLNMFEKEEVKPKSPVLTDDEEIFSLDMVTMDMEFDRAYSMYTQMQQKHALSGVEQLQKAKQAREGQMVSAQQQQQHHGGGGDVTSSHPPHGSHHHASQATQSHAATQSHHHHFTSPYANNTNSNFYDYSQTPYDSGVPGLPLLSPPSESGGLFSGSKTANPLAKPAEDEMDHFFLNTESSALEKFLDNLASSSSGNPLELYSAGSPKLAANSSIYDNMHTMDPIKPPQQQHQRQQLSDDVKKDVTDAFRHPPVQSLKSFGTKEHQLHTQEEIRQQQLPTPLDSRQSSSSEKRRLSEESSSSGSGNGDWSSPKKRRRSSTRPLLTLEQKRLNHSHSEQKRRLLCKQAYERCLRLITNVEDYKNDLVSASAVTSSKKKSKRKQINKDGLPNLSKHTALLKVSAEILKIRGKNEKLRELLSQ